The DNA sequence GACATGATAGCCCTTTGCTGCGCCAATCATTGCTAGAGAAATTCCAAAATTTCCACTTGAGGACTCTATAATAGTGCCACCTGGTTCAAGTAACCCTCTTTTCTCAGCTTCTTCTATCAGATGCAATGCAGCTCGGTCCTTAATACTTCCTCCGGGATTGTAACGTTCATACTTAAACAAGACTTGACCTTCATCCGCTTTATTACTATTTGGTATGGTTAATAGTGGTGTATTTCCAATCGTCTCCAGTATACTTGATATCAAAAAATCGTCCCCCTCTACTGATAAAGCTCTTCTTTCCTGTCATTTTCACTTTCGCCAATAAATGGAAAAAAGTGTTTTTTTACCTTTGCTTACCACGGGTTCAACGTGACTTATTTCGCTAAATACTCCCTTCTTTCATTATTGCAATCCGATCACAAATAAATTTTAAAACCTTTAGGTCATGAGAAATCATGATGACCGAAAAGCCAAATTGTTTTTGTAGGCGTTGTAATAAAACTAGAATTTGGGATTGTATTTTCATATCTAACGCCGAAACTGCTTCATCACATATAAGAATATCCGGTTTAAGAACAAGTGCTCTTGCTACAGCGATCCGTTGGCATTGACCTGTACTTAACTGTGGCGGTCTTCTTTTTTGCGTCTCCTCACAAATACCTACTTCCTGCAGGTACAACTTAGCTAAAGATTCTCGTTCCTTTTTATGTCCTATTTGTAAATAATGAAGTGGCTCTTGTACAAGTTGCAATGCTGAACGGCGAGGGTTAAGGCTTGCTCTTGCATCTTGAAAAACGAGTTGAATATGCTGACACATCTGACGTTTCTGGTTACCTTTTATCCGACTAATATCCACATTGCGATATAAAATCTGTCCTCCACTTGGAAGTTCTAGTCCGGTAATACATTTAGCTAACGTCGATTTGCCACAACCACTTTGTCCTAATACTCCTACGATTTCCTTTTTGTGCAATGTGAGATTTAAACCACGTAGTACCTTACTTTTCGAGTTGAATGACTTTTCCAAATCAATGATTTCTAGTATAGGTTCATTACTATTCCATCGTTTATCGACACTGCGAGGTCTAGCAATTAGAGAACGTGCCATAAGCAATTCTTTTGTATAATGAGCCTTAGCTCTTGAAAAAACAGCTTTTGTACTGCCTTTTTCTTCGATGACTCCTTGATGTAAAACAATTATCCGGTTACTTATGGTTTTGGCAACATCTAAATCGTGAGTAATCAGCAAGACTGTCAAATCATATTCTTTTTTCATGGTTTTGAGTAAAAGAAGAACTTCTTTTTGACTGAGCAAATCTAACGCGGATGTTGGTTCGTCCGCAATAAGTACCTTTGGTTTTAGGCAAACAGCAAGGGCGAGGCAAATACGCTGACACATTCCTCCACTAAGTTGAAAAGGGTAGGAATCAAGAATTT is a window from the Bacillus alkalicellulosilyticus genome containing:
- a CDS encoding ABC transporter ATP-binding protein, with the translated sequence MKQTERETILNVKNLRVTYEQKSQSTHVLNDLSFDLKKGDVVALIGESGSGKSTVAKTLTGLLPPSAMVQNGTLEIGSFYTDLTNEKIAWQGIRGKEIALMFQDAQQALNPLLTIEQHFKEVLLFHKIASVEEVVPLTTKLLNRLNFTDVSKILDSYPFQLSGGMCQRICLALAVCLKPKVLIADEPTSALDLLSQKEVLLLLKTMKKEYDLTVLLITHDLDVAKTISNRIIVLHQGVIEEKGSTKAVFSRAKAHYTKELLMARSLIARPRSVDKRWNSNEPILEIIDLEKSFNSKSKVLRGLNLTLHKKEIVGVLGQSGCGKSTLAKCITGLELPSGGQILYRNVDISRIKGNQKRQMCQHIQLVFQDARASLNPRRSALQLVQEPLHYLQIGHKKERESLAKLYLQEVGICEETQKRRPPQLSTGQCQRIAVARALVLKPDILICDEAVSALDMKIQSQILVLLQRLQKQFGFSVIMISHDLKVLKFICDRIAIMKEGSI